One Silene latifolia isolate original U9 population chromosome 4, ASM4854445v1, whole genome shotgun sequence DNA segment encodes these proteins:
- the LOC141651821 gene encoding uncharacterized protein LOC141651821, translating into MIFLYETKLCGRDMRRVREWLGEYNGIEVDSVGRSGGLAFLWKKEVDCNFVSASVHHVDCHIREGEKEWRITGFYGWPAVSDRHLSWELLRLLHNQSALPWVCIGDFNEILYSTEMKGGSRAQWQINNFQSAIDDCGLRDAPWEGYKFTFDNGQAGDANHKCRLDRALCTETWLDLFPYARLFHLDREWSDHAPLRLDFDRREIGSKTRSRFRFEQIWVGEEGCKEAIIRGVEKGQGDLVDSLRACGKELYAWK; encoded by the coding sequence ATGATCTTCCTTTACGAGACGAAGCTCTGTGGTCGTGATATGAGGAGGGTGAGGGAATGGTTGGGTGAGTATAATGGGATAGAAGTGGATAGTGTCGGTAGGTCGGGGGGTCTCGCTTTTTTATGGAAAAAGGAGGTCGATTGTAATTTTGTATCAGCTTCTGTTCACCATGTTGATTGTCATATCCGAGAAGGGGAGAAAGAGTGGAGAATCACGGGCTTCTATGGGTGGCCGGCAGTCTCAGACCGTCATCTTTCTTGGGAATTGCTACGCTTACTTCATAACCAGTCGGCTCTTCCATGGGTTTGTATTGGAGATTTCAACGAGATTTTATACTCTACCGAGATGAAGGGAGGAAGTCGTGCGCAATGGCAAATAAATAATTTCCAGTCGGCTATTGATGACTGTGGGTTGAGAGATGCTCCTTGGGAAGGGTACAAATTCACGTTTGATAATGGTCAGGCGGGGGATGCTAATCATAAATGCAGACTTGATCGAGCCCTTTGTACCGAAACATGGTTAGATCTCTTTCCTTATGCTAGACTTTTTCATCTTGATCGCGAGTGGTCTGACCATGCCCCTTTGAGATTGGATTTTGATCGACGTGAGATAGGAAGTAAGACAAGGAGTAGGTTCCGCTTTGAGCAGATATGGGTTGGTGAGGAGGGTTGCAAAGAGGCTATCATTAGAGGGGTCGAAAAGGGGCAAGGGGATTTGGTGGATTCGCTAAGGGCGTGTGGGAAGGAATTGTATGCCTGGAAGTAG
- the LOC141651823 gene encoding uncharacterized protein LOC141651823 — protein MLLLKSFSTFSKASGLKISPAKSNAYFRGVPDHIKTDILQISGFGEGVLPFKYLGMPIQTTRLKLSDCACLIEKICARIHNYGARKFSYAGRLVLVKSVLNTLHSYWASMFVLPKGIIKSIETICRNFLWENGTEYRRVPLVAWDKICKPKEEGGLGLKNQEVWNKAMVGRLVNWIAEKRDSIWVHWVQYNHLRGRDWFEYNPSTNSSWVWRRICRVKQDLAQGFVDGVWVVQPTGYTPSGCYEWLRNTNPSVCWSKVVWNSWALPKYQFMGWLVAHEAMNTMDKLITYGLDVDACCILCGQADESLAHLFFVCQYSRRVMLELQQITGCSFPMTIDLLWWANRGGIVVQKGVQIALFLGALYAIWFQRNKCRHDMVLMHPRQVAMQLNDSMKARVRGRGKENLSANDVSWLCHKNLM, from the coding sequence ATGCTGCTCTTAAAGTCCTTCTCTACTTTCTCAAAAGCATCTGGTCTCAAAATCAGTCCTGCTAAGTCCAATGCTTATTTTAGAGGAGTGCCTGATCACATTAAGACTGATATCTTACAGATATCAGGTTTTGGTGAAGGTGTTCTCCCTTTTAAATACCTGGGTATGCCTATCCAAACCACAAGATTAAAGCTCTCTGACTGTGCCTGCCTCATTGAGAAGATTTGTGCAAGAATTCATaattatggagcaagaaagttCTCCTATGCAGGTAGGCTGGTGTTGGTTAAGTCAGTCCTTAATACTTTGCACTCTTATTGGGCCTCGATGTTTGTCCTCCCCAAGGGCATCATTAAGAGCATTGaaaccatttgtagaaactttctATGGGAAAATGGTACTGAATATAGGAGGGTTCCCTTAGTAGCTTGGGACAAAATTTGTAAGCCTAAGGAAGAAGGAGGACTAGGTCTGAAGAATCAGGAGGTGTGGAACAAAGCAATGGTGGGACGTCTAGTGAACTGGATTGCAGAGAAGAGAGACTCCATATGGGTGCATTGGGTACAGTATAATCATCTCAGAGGGAGGGACTGGTTTGAGTACAACCCCTCAACTAATTCTAGTTGGGTTTGGAGGAGGATTTGCAGGGTTAAGCAGGACTTGGCTCAGGGTTTTGTTGATGGGGTGTGGGTGGTTCAACCCACGGGGTATACTCCTAGTGGCTGCTACGAGTGGCTCAGGAATACTAACCCATCTGTTTGCTGGAGTAAGGTTGTGTGGAACAGTTGGGCACTCCCTAAGTATCAGTTCATGGGATGGTTAGTGGCACATGAAGCTATGAACACGATGGATAAGCTGATAACTTATGGGTTGGATGTTGATGCTTGCTGTATTTTATGTGGCCAAGCTGATGAGTCCTTGGCTCATCTGTTCTTTGTTTGCCAGTACAGTAGACGTGTGATGCTAGAGCTACAGCAGATTACAGGTTGTAGTTTTCCTATGACAATTGATCTTTTGTGGTGGGCTAATAGAGGAGGCATAGTGGTCCAGAAAGGGGTTCAGATTGCCTTGTTCTTGGGGGCATTATATGCTATCTGGTTCCAGAGGAACAAATGCAGGCACGATATGGTCTTAATGCATCCTAGACAGGTTGCTATGCAGCTGAATGACAGTATGAAGGCTAGAGTTAGAGGAAGAGGGAAGGAGAATTTGAGTGCTAATGATGTATCTTGGCTATGCCATAAGAACCTTATGTAA